The following DNA comes from Enterocloster bolteae.
TCCGATTGCATCTCCTTTTTTCAGGGGTCTGCCCTGGTAACCGCCGATACCATTCTTCACAAGGGTGGATCTGCTTCCCATCACCACAGGAATATCCAGTCCCCCGGCTGCCGCCAGGTAGGTCCGGCAGCCGCCGGAAACAGACTGCATCCTGAGTACATCTCCAGCTCCTACCGGAAACGCCCGGTACATACATACAGGAGCCTCATTCAGCAGGGGGGACATGTCCGCCCCGGTAAGCGCTATGACAGCCGGCCCGGTAAACCGTATTTCCGCCCCCATAATCGTCATTTCCAGTTCTGCCTCGCCTATATCGTTGCCAACCAGGAGATTGGCTATATGAAATGATCTCCTATCCATGGGGCCGGCCGGTGATACTCCAAACTGTTCATATCCAAATCTTCCCTCGTCCTGCACCGTTGTGTAGATACCCGGATTCACAATCACCATACCCATAAGCTATGCCTCCTTTTCATAGGTCCGGCAGACATAGATTCCGGCGTCAGCCTGGGACTTGATATCCTCATATTGGGCCCTGCTCACGGGAATATGGCGAATCCATTGCCCTGCTCTGAGCAGGAAAGGATTCTCCTTCCTGTAGTCGCACACCTTTATGGGGGTCATGCCTATGATATTCCAGCCGCAGGGCTGGTCAAAGGGTATAATATCGCTGAGCCCCTGCTGTACCACCACGCTTCCCCCTGCTATGCGTACCCTTGGACTCTCCCTCCGCCTGAAGGAAAAAGGGTGCTCAAACCTGGCTGTATAGGGATGACCCGGAGCAAATCCCAGCATATACACAAAGTAATCGCTCTGACTGTGAATCTTTATGATTTCATCCACTGTCTTTTTCTCAATCCTGGCTATCTCCCCGATATCCTCCCCTTCATAGAGAACCGGTATTTCTGTTATGACCGGCTTGGGCAGGGCAATTTCCCCCGCATCGCCGGTCCATTCCTCCACAAGGCGCTCCAGCTCATTGTATGGTATCTTTAAGGGGTCGTAGTGAATCAGCAGGGAACGGTATGACGGAACCAGTTCTCTTATGCCGGGGACATGTTCCCCCTCAATCCGGTACTTAAGCGCAATGACTTTTCTGTTCGTCTCAATAGATATTTCATTCTCAAATTCAACTGTAACCGCACAGTCACCGCATAACCGCAACACAGCACCACTCATAGCCTCACTGCTCCTATTTCTAAATCAATGCAGCTGTTCTAGCCTGCACAGCCTCAAATCAGTCCACGTACTCCACACCTATGCTTTCAAGTTTCGCGTCCACCCAGTCGCGGTTTAATCCGGTTCCGGCTGCAATGCCCGCAAACTGCTTTGTCTCATCCTGGCTCACTTTCTTTGCTCTTTCCGCCAGCTCGGCAGCTTCCTCAGGCTTTATGACCAGCAGGCCGTCCCCGTCGCCTACCAGAATATCCCCGGGACAGATGACCTGGTTTCCGCAGGATACCGGAAAATTGATTTCACCCGGCCCGTTCTTATAGGGTCCATTGGGGGTCACGCCTTTTGCATACACCGGGAAATCCGTTATCTGTCCGATTTCCACGCTGTCCCGGATACACCCGTCCACCACAAAACCTGCCAGCCCCTTGGACATAGCGTACCGCGTCATAATTTCACCGCACAGAGACCTGCTCTGGCTGCCAAATGTGGCTATCACCAGCACATCTCCCGGCTTTGCCATATCCAGTGCCTTATGAAACATCAGGTTATCCCCCGCCGGAGCCTTCACCGTAAACGCAGTTCCCAGAAGCCTGGCTTTATTCATGGGCTTCAGCTGGGAATCCACAGCTGCTGTCCGGTTCATGCAGTCGTCAATATTAGCCACCGGAATGTCCTTAAAGGCCTCAACCAATTTCCTGTCCGGCCTCTCGAATTCTTTTCTGATCCTGCACCCTACATTTGCCATATACATTCTCCTTCTCTCCATCATTTTGTAGATCTTAAACTTGTTTCTGACCATAGGATAGCACACATAATAATAATTGAAAAATGAATAATATTAGTATATAATATTAACTAAATTTATATTTAAGGAGCTGCTTATGGACCTTTCTGAAATCGAAACCTTCCTCACCATTGTGAATACAAAAAGCATCACAAAAACAGCGGATATCCTGTTTCTAAGCCAGCCCACCGTAAGCCACAGGCTAAAGGCCCTTGAAAAGGAGCTGGGCTTCCCGCTGATTGTCCGGAAAAAGGGGTTTAAAAACGTTGAGCTCACCTCCAAAGGCAGCGAGTTTGTATCCATCGCCGAGCGGTACATATCCCTGTGGAAGGAAACCCAGGTACTGGCCCAGGACAGAGACAGCACTCTTTTGTCCATCGGATGCACGGACAGTCTGAACATCGCCCTGTTTGCAGGCTTCTACCGGCAGATGGAGGCCTCCGGCTGTCCCATTGATCTGGACATCCATACCCACCAGTCCTCGGAGCTCTACAGCATACTGGACCGCCACGACATCGACATTGGTTTTGTATATTACCACCTGCACTATAAGAACATCCTTTCAGAGCGCATCTATCAGGAACGCCTGTATCTGGTGCAGTCAGACGAACCCGCCATATGCAAATCACTGATCCACACCGAGGAACTGGACCCATCCCTGGAATTATTTCTGAACTGGGATGCCAACTTCCAGATCTGGCACGACCAATGGCTGACCGGATACTCCAGGCCGCGGATTATCGTAGATACCATCACCCTCCTCAATCATGTGTGGACGGATAAGAAAAGCTGGATGATCGCCCCGGAATCCGTGATTAACGAACTGTATCATTACAGACGCCTCTATGTCAGCGAACTGAAAAATCCGCCTCCGGACAGGGTGTGTTACAAAATCAAGCACCGCTTCCCCAGCTCCGCCACCCAGACAGCCGTCGCATACTTTGAGCAGGCCCTGGGAAACTACCTATGCCAGGTCAAATCCTCTCTCCGCATCGGAGAGATATGGGGCGCTGATATATAAACTTTTTCTATATTATACATTTAAATAATTCATTAGAAATATATTTAATTTCCGTATATAATCCAATTATCAGCAAACGATTCACAGATGATTGGAGGGTTTATATATGCTTACAACTGCCGAACGTATGGAACACATGCCGTTTTCCGGAATAAGAGTGGTGATGGAAAAAGCAACTCAGATGGACGCCCGCGGGGAACATGTCATCCATCTGGAACTGGGACGTCCTGATTTTGACACGCCTCAGGTAATCAAGGAAGCCGCCTATAAGAGCCTGGAAAAGGGAAATGTATTTTACACCTCAAATTACGGCTCCATGGAACTGCGTACCGCTGTTGCCGAAAAGCTCAGGGTAGAAAACAACATTCATTATGATCCCTCAGAAATCCTGATTACCGTGGGCGTAGGCGAGGGAACCTTTAATGCCTTCGGGGCTTACCTGGAAGAAGGAGACGAGGTCCTGATTCCTGACCCTGTATGGTTAAATTACATCCATGTGCCTGAATACTTTGGCGCCAAGGCAGTACCCTATACTCTGAAGCAGGAAAATGACTATCAGATTGACATGGAAGAACTGGAGAGCAAAATCACAGACCGGACAAAAATGGTTGTCATTATCTCCCCCAATAATCCCACCGGAGGCGTACTGGAAAGGGAAACACTGGAGAAACTGGCCAACATCGCCATCCGTCACGATCTGTATGTCATATCCGATGAGATATACGAGAAGCTGATATTTGACGGTGAAAAACACATAAGCATTGCATCTCTTCCGGGAATGAAGGAACGTACCATAACCCTGAACGGCTTTTCCAAAGCATACTCCATGACAGGATGGCGCCTGGGTTATATGGCAGCTCCAAAGGATATCATCTCTGCATCTGTCCGGCTTCACCAGCACATCAATACCTGTGCGTCCTCCTTTGTGCAGGAAGCAGGCATCACTGCCCTTAAGCAGGCCGGGCCTGACGTACAGAAAATGCTGGCCGAGTATCAGAGACGGCGGGACTATGTGGTGGAAGCCATCAACCAGATTGACGGGTTAAGCTGCAATAAACCCAAAGGAGCATTTTATCTCTTTATCAACATCAAAGAGTTAGGTAAGAGCGCCATGGAAATGGCAGAGTACTTCCTGGAGGAGGCAAAAGTGGCCATGGTTCCCGGAACTGCCTTCGGAGCAGCCGGGGAGGGGTATCTGCGCCTGTCCTATGCAAGCAGCTATGAAAATCTGGCAGAAGCCTGCGCGCGCATTAAGGCTGCCGTGGAAAAACTACGCAGCAAATAAAAACAAACGGAACAGGGACAGCGGGGACATCAGCTGTTTCCTGTTTCCTTTATATATGCGTCCTCGGCCTCAGGATACAGAATGCGGATTTGGTACTCCTCCAACAGCTCCATCCACTCATCCGCCGGCCGTCGGTCCGTGACCAGTATGTCAATCTGCTGGAAACTGCAATACTTCACAAATGACGTCCTGTCAAACTTCGTATGGTCTGCCATCATAATGGTTTTCTGCCCTCTCGAAATCATAAGCTGCTTTATTTCCGTCTCCCCTTCCCTGGAGTCATACGCGCCCTCGTCCAGCTTCAATCCCTTGCAGCTGGTCAGGACAAAATCCACATGATAGTTCATGATAGTGGTTCTGGCTATGATTCCCTGCAGGGAGCAGGATACCCTGTTGTTGGCGCCTCCGGTAGACATAATGTTAAGGCCTGACTGATTCAGGGAGCTTAAGACCGGGATGGAATTGGTGAGCACCGTAATATCATCCCGGTCCGCCATCAGGGTAAGTGCCTCCATCACAGTGGAGCTGGCATCGGCAAAAAGCGTTGCCTGCATGGGGATGATGGATGCCACAATCTGCGCAATCTTTTTCTTCTCTTCCACGTTTGTCCTGCTTCTGTGTGTATACCCCAATCTGTCAAACATATTCTCCACCTTCAGCACCGCCCCTCCATGGGTCCGCGTAATAAGACCTTCCAGCTCCAGCCTCTCCAAATCACGGCGTATGGTTTCTTCCGTCACGTCAAATCTCTGGCTCAGCTCAGTCACCTTTACCTTTTTCTCAGTCTTGACAATCCCTCTCAGGTGGTCCAGCCTGTCTTTTAACACCATTGTCATACACACCTTTCATTATGAATATCCGGCTGCCAGTACAGCGCTGCATGAGTTCCTGCAGCGCTGTACCAGGATATCCCGAATGCCGGATACCATAAATACATATTAAAATCCTAAAAGTTCCATCTTTTTTCTGACCACCTGTTTTTCGTCCTCCAACGGCCGCTTCAGAAGGTCTATATAAATATAATCATTGGGCCGTTCTTCCAGTTCTGCTCTCAGCCCCTTGTCAAACGCCACCCTGAGCGCTGTTCCAATATTGACCTTGCACACATGGTAGCCGCGCATCTTAACCAGCTGGCTGTCCGGAAGTCCGGTAGAACCGTGAATCACAAGAGGCACCTTTACTTCATTCTGAATGCTCTCCAAAAGGTCATACTGTATATTGGCGGTCTGTGTGCGCATCATATGGGTGGTTCCCACTGACACGGCCAGACAGCCGCATCCCGAAGCGTCTGCGAAAGCAGCGGCTTCTTTGGGGTCTGTCAGCTGGTCCTTATGGCTGTCCCTTCCCAGATAGGCCACGGATCCGATTTCTGCTTCCACGGACGCGCCGTAACGCTCTGCCCGCTTTACCACTTCATTGGTAATACGCACATTATCCTCAAAAGGGAGCTGGGAGCCGTCAAACATAACTGAAGAAAAACCGGCATCCAGGGCTTTCCAGATAGGCTCTACCATATTGGCATGGTCCAGATGCAGGACCACCTCTGCCGTTGACCTGCGGGCCATTTCCCCGGCAATCATACCCCAATAATCATATCCCATGAATTCTGCCACCACAGGACTAATCTGCAGAATGACGGGGGCATTCATCTCCTCGGCCGCCTCTATCAGGACCTTTGTATCCGGAAAAAGGGCAAGATTAAAGGCGCCTACCGCTGCATCGGCATTTATATACTTGGGTAATACTTCGTCTAACGTCTTCAGCATAGTCTGTTACCCCTTATCTTTCATTCCAGGCAGGCATAGGAAGAACCGGTTCAATGGCAGCATAGTCTGAAGGATACACGGTCTGATACTTTCCGTCCCGCATCTGCAGTACAAATGCATTGGCAGAGGTGTTCTGGCCGTATTCATCCATGGTGATTGCATTCCACGGAATAGGCAGTGTGGATGTATCCACTTCCAGGTTCCTCAGAGCCTCATTCAGCGCCTCAGGCTCTGTGGTTCCGGCCTGGTTGATGCCCAGGGCAATGAGAAGTACGTTAATCATGTCCTTACAGTGGCCCTCGCTTAAATCCGCGCCGTCTGGCGTGTACTGCTTATACAGTTCAATCAGCTGTTTGCTTGTATCTGTATCAATGTCGGCCGACCATCCGCCTGTGGTATAAATAAATTCCGTATCCTTGCCCATTGCATCCAGGAAGTCTGTCTGCACAAATCCGCCGCGCTGTCCCAACAGCATCTTAGGAACATAATTCTGCTCCTTGAATGTCTTCAGATAAAGGATTGCATCAGAAGCATAGGAGGACATCATGATTACATCCGGATTGGCTGCCTTTATTTTCATTACCTCGGATGAAACGTTGGTTGCTGAGGAGGAATAGGTAATATTCTCAACCACCTCAATACCGTACTCCTCAGCCATCCTCTCTTCCTCAATCCTTATATTAGCTCCGAACTCTGTATCTTCAGAAACAAGAGCCACTGTCATAAGGCCTGCATCCTGCTCTTCATTCAGCTGTTTGATAAATTCAAAGGAATCGCGGATATAATATGTATCATTGGGGCCAAACCTGAAATACCATTCAAGCCCTGTCTCCGGGGTTGTCAGGGAAGGCGATGAACCTGCTGTCAGAAGCGGGATACCATAGGTTTCAGTTACAACAGCCACTGCCTTGGTGATAGCGCTGGTATACTGTCCTGTCAGTGCCACAATCCCCTCTTCTGTAATCAAACGCTTTGCCTCTGAGGTGGCTGTGGTGGGATCTCCCTTGGAATCGGCAAACACAAGCTCAATCTTAGCACCGTTAAGGGCGGGAATTCCGGCTGTCTTTGCCAGGGCCATTGCCATTTCAGGATGCTCCTCGTTGATTACATCTGCAATCATCTGCCCGGCCGCCTTGCACTGGGCACCGTAGGTTGCATTGTTGCCGGAAAGAGGTGTAAGGAATCCGACTTTAATCACAGCCGGTGCGTCGGCACCCTCTGCCTGTGCCGTGGTGCTTTCCCCGGTGGAACCCGCCGGTGCCGCAGACGATTCCTTCTCCTGAGAGGATGCTGCCTGGGTACTGCCCCCGGAACCTCCGCAACCTGCTAATCCCAATACCATGGTGACTGCTAATGCTGCTGCTAAAAACTTCTTGTACATTCGTATAACCTCCCGTTTTTTATAATTTTCTTATATGAAGACGCCGGCTTCCTGTAATACCCCATTCAGGCACAGCGCTGCTTCCCGTACTGCTTCCTCCAATTTCATGGTTTCATAACGTTCTGTGGTGGGAGCCATGGGTTCCACGATGACAGGTCCTTCATAACCCTTCTCATGAAACGCCCTTACAATAGCTGTGGAATCAATGATTCCCCACTGGTTTGGCATGGCCCTCTCCCGGTCCTCCTGCTGGTCCGGTCCCCTTCCCGGGTACGCATCATCCAGGTGCAGGTTTACCACCCGCTCCATATTGTTCAGATATAGATACAGGTCATCCTTCCTGGCACCTGATGTATACCAGTGAATACAGTCAAATACAAAACCGATTTCGCGGCTCACACTGTCCGCCAGGGCCATGGTGCCGCTGATAGTCCGTATGAATGGGTACCTGAACTTACTGCACACGGTCCTTGCTCCCATAAATTCCAGGCCATACTGGAATCCGTTTTCCTTCATAATGTGATAAATCCTCTGAAGGCGGTTGCGATGCCACTCAAAGTTTTCCTCGAAGTCACGTTCATCTGCTCCGGGCCAGAAATGATTATATGCCCTGCTGCACCCAGCGGCTCTGGCCCGTTCAAGCCACCTGGCCCACTGTTCCAGCGCCTTGTCAAATTCTTCATCCCCCGCCCGGAACATGTCGCAGGGTCCCATCATCAATCCCCACTTCATTCCCCGGCTCTCCAGCACCTTTCCTGCCTCTCTCGCCTTTTCCACACTTCCAAATGCATGGGCCGGGACTTCGATGCCTCCAAATCCGCACTTGCCGGCTGCCGCAAGCAAATCTTCATAGGGATGATGGTTCAGTCCCATAGTCCTGGGGTTTAAATTTGTATACATCATATTCCCACCTGCTTATAACTCTAATTCTCTTCCCAACAGACGGTATATTTCTGTCTCAGGGATATCCACCGGTTCCCCAATCTGCCTTGCAATGCACATAACCCTTGCAAATTTTTCGGCTGCCACCACCCGCTGGCATGCCAGGGCCAGATTGGAGGCAATGCTCAAAACACCGTGGTTGGCCATCAGCACCAGGTTTCTGTGAAGCAGATAGGGCCTTGCATTCTCAATAATTTCATCTGATCCAGGCATTCCGTAAGGAGCCACCGGAATATCCTTAAAATGAAACAGAAGCTCCGGATGGCACTTGAAGTCCAGCGGCACATGGGTTACTGCATGGGCGGTCAGATAGGGAGCGTGACAGTGTATGACACCGTGAAGCCCTTCCTTCACCGTATAAGCGCCCCGGTGCATCTTTGTCTCAGAAGACGGTCTTCCGCCCCATAACTTCTCCCCGGTGCTCTCGTCAAACACGCAGATATTGTCATGGGTAAGCTTTTTCTTACTGGTCCTTCCTGGCGTTATGTAAAGCAGATCCCCGTCCTTAATGGAAAGGTTTCCCTCAAATGTATTAACCAGCCCCATATCTTCCATGGAAGCTCCTATCTCCATGATTTCATCCATTATTTCTGTCTTAATTCTACTGTCCATCATTCTTTCCTCCTCGTTATGAGCACTTGGCGTCTGTCCTTTAGACGCTTAGTGCGATACATGCCACTGGCGCTTAGCGGGTGTCCTCCGGCCGCTTAGCGCAGCGGCCGTTATGAGCACTTGGCGTCTGTCCTTCAGACGCTTACGTGCGATACATGCCCAAACCTCTGTGTTCCAAATACTCCAGCCATTCATCCCAACGGCTCAAATGGCTGCTTTCATAAACAACAGGTTCCCAGGTGGCGGACGCAATCTGTTCCAGCTCCCATAAGGTTTTTGCCTCGCCTGCCGCATAAAGCTGCATCAGAAGATTCCCTCCGACAGAAGCTAACGGGCTTCCTGCCACCACCGGAATACCGGCTGCGTCCGCAAACATCTGCATCAGCAGCCTGTTTCTCACTCCCCCGTTAACCGCCACCAGCTCCCGGTAGGTTTCCCCTGTGATACGTGATAATCTCCTGATATTCCACTTCAGATACAGGGCATAGCTCTCAAACAGACATCTGCTGGTATCCCCAATGCCCTCCACGCACTTCTGTCCTGTCTCCAGGCAGTACTCCCTGATGGTTTCCGGAAGATTATCCCCCGACACCCGGAACCTGTCGTCGCTTATATCAATAAAAGTCCGGTTGTCTCTTACCTTTTCTGCTGCCGCGCAAACTGCCTCATAATCCAGCCGAGGCACCTGTTTCCTCCACTGCTCCATGCAGCGCTCCAATATCCAGAATCCCGGAAAATCCTTGCACAGGGAATAGGTTCCTCCAACTCCCCGCATATTTTTAAACCGGTCATGAAAGCTTTCCCGGTTTACCACAGGCGCTTTCACTCTGGCTCCAAAGATAAAGGATGTACCCAGGCTGACAAATACCTTTGTCTTATCAAGTCCGGGAGCAGCCATGAGTGCCGACTCTGTGTCATGTCCCGCAACGCTGATCACGGGAACGCCTTCTATGCCGGCCCCCGCCGCAAAGGACCGCGTTATGCTACCATTGGGCCTTCCCGGTTCCGACAGGGGGCCAAACAGCTTCTCTGGTATGCCAAGCTTTCTGAACACCTCATAATTCCACTGTCTCCCATCCTGTTCCAGCAGATACAGAACAGATGCTATGGTTCTCTCTACGGAAGCCTGGCCTGTAATCAGATATTCCAGCAGGCTGGACAAAGGAAGAAAACGCTCTCCTCTCATGATGTTCGGCGAACAGTCCAGTACGTCCCGGTAGAGATGAAACAAGGCCCTGGTCTTTACCGGGTAATTCCCCATCTGCTCATACAACTGCCAATCCGTAAAGCAACGGTGAACCTGGTCCATGATTCCGTCAATTCTCCGGTCCCGGTAGTGATACGGCTCCTGAATCAGTTTTCCCTCAGCGTCCAGTATGCCGTATCCGTTTCCATAGGTATCAATTCCCAGGGAGACAAAACGCCCGTTCTCTCCAAGCCACCCCAGCCCGTCCCTTATGGTCTTAAGCATGTGCCCTATGTCGGCAAACTCATGGCCGTCCTTCACCTTTGGGAGGTTTGGCTCTGAATATGTATCCACTATCCGCAGCTTCCTGCCGTCATACACGGCAGCTGCCATTTTGATTCCTGTGGCCCCGATATCGGCTGCCGCATACAAGGACTCTTTCATATGCCTTCCTCCTGCGGTATAACCTGCCCGGATATAGCTTCCCGCGCTCCAGCCCTCCGGGTAACAGCTCTCTTTAGCATCATCCGCCCAGATACGCCCGCTTTACATCCTCGTTGCTCAGCAGATCCTCTCCTCTGCCCTCGATGACAGATTCCCCATTCTGTATAACAAAGGCATAATCACACAGGGCCAGCGTGTCCACTGCGTTTTGTTCCACTATGATTACCGTAATTCCAATAGCCGCTATCTCTTTTACAAACTTGAATATTTCCTGTACCAGCTTGTGCATCAGACCCAGAGATGGTTCATCCAGTATAAGCAGCTTTGGGTCTGACATGAGGCCTCTGGCAATTGCCACCATCTGCTGTTCACCTCCGGAGAGAGTGCTGGCAGTCTGCTTTTTTCTCTCCTCCACCCTTGGGAACAGTTCATATACCAGCTTCAGGCGCTCCTGTATGGCTTTTTTGTCCTGGTTCAGATAGGCGCCCATCAACAGGTTATCCTCCACCGTCATACCCCCAAACAGCATCCTTCCTTCAGGCACCATCGCGATTCCCTTGCTGACCAGTTTAAAAGGCGGCATACCCGTGATGTCCTCTCCTTTGTAGCGTATGATGCCGCTCATGGGCTTGATAGTACCTGTAATGGCCCTGAGGGTGGTGGTTTTGCCTGAACCGTTAGAACCAAGGATGGCCAGGATTTCGCCCTCGCGTACACTGAAGGACACATCGTGCACTACGGCCATGCCGTTATATCCCGCCTGCAGGTCAACTACTTCCAATAACTTCTCATCACTCATCCTTCTTTGCTCCTCCTCCCAGGTATGCATTGATTACTTCCTGATTCGATGTAACCTCATCCGGTGAGCCTACCACTAATACCTTGCCCGATACCAGAACCACCACCCGTCTGGATACATTCATAACCACGTCCATATTATGCTCAATGGTCAATATGGCGACACCCATAGTGTTAATTTTCTTAATCAGATTGACTGCATCCTTGCGCTCCGTGGCCGTCAGTCCTGCCATGGTCTCATCCAGCAAAAGCAGCTCGGGGTCCGTGGCCATGGCCCTGGCAATCTCCAGACGCTTCTTCTGGGGCACATTCAGCTTGCCGGCATATACATATTTCATATCCAGCATCCCGCACAGCTCCAGAATCTGGTCCACATGCTTCATGGCCTCCTCTATGTTATGGCGCTTGCACAGGGCGCCCACCAGAACATTTTCGTAAACCATCATATCGTTTAAGGACTGGGGAATCTGGAATGTCCTTCCGATTCCCAGTTTACATATGTCGTAAGGCTTCATGCTGGTGATGTCCTTACCCTTAAAAAATACATTTCCTTCTGTCAGGGTGTGGGCACCGCTGATGGAGTTAAACAGTGTGGTCTTACCGGCCCCATTGGGTCCCACCACGCCCACAATCTCGCCTTCTTCCACGTCAAAGGTAACCGCCTCATTTGCCACAAGCCCCCCAAAACGTTTGGTAGCATTTTTAATCTCTAATATTTTTCCCATATTCAGCCTCCTGCCACACTGCTCTTTTTCTTATTCTTGAAGTAAGAGACAATCCGCTCATACCTTCCCTCTAATATAGAAAGGATACCTCCCGGAATAAAGAGAACAATCAGGATAACCAGCGTTCCGTAAAGAATCATGTCCAGTCCTCCGTATTGTCCCAGGTACACCCTGGAATACTCCGATATGCTGGTGAGCACAATTGCTCCCAGAACCGGTCCCAGGACAGTACCCACGCCTCCCATAACAGCTGTAAGCACAATCATCATCGAGACATTGAGAGTCATAAGCATGGACGGGTCTATGTATAAAATAAACTGTGCGTATAAGCTTCCGCCAATACTTACGATAGCCGCGCTGAGCATATAAGCCCTGATTTTATAGGATGCAGCATTGATTCCAACGCTTTCCGCCGCCATCTCGTTTCCTTTTATGGTGCGCAGATAATAGAAAAATTTAGATTTATCCAGGCATTTAATAAGAACCAGAACAGCCACGGTAAAGATGAGGAACACATAATAATAGTTAAGGGGATTTTTAAACTGCATGAAGGCCCATTCATTCACACCTTTTGAATAAATATAGACTCCGGTGGCTCCCCCGCACCATTTCCAGTTGATGAATATGATTCTGGTACATTCCGCCAGAGCCATGGTGGATATGGCAAATACATGTCCCTTCAGCCTCAGGAGAGGTTTTCCCACTATAAATGCAATGAGCATGGAAATACCAACTCCAATCCATATGGAAATCCATGGGCTGATTTTGAAATAGGATACGGCAAGCCCCACCGTATAAGCTCCTATGCCATAGAACAGGCTGTGTCCGTTGGAAACCTGTCCGCAATATCCGCCGATTACGTTCCAGCCCATACCCACAATTGCCCAGACCAGAATCAGGGACAACAGGTTCCACACAAATCGGATTCTAACCACCTGCGGGAAAATGACTGCTGCCAGCACTCCGATTCCCAATCCTATGAACCACCTCTTATTATCACGCAATGTCTTTTTCATATTTATTTACCTCCAAACAGCCCTTTAGGTTTGAACTGAACCAGCAGCAGGAACACCACGCAGATACCCACATACTTAAACGCCGTGTTCATGTAGACGCCTGTGAAGGAATCAGCCAGCCCCATAATAAGTCCTCCAAAGAAGGCGCCCGGTATGCTTCCAAAACCTCCCATTACAACGGCGATGAATCCGAACAGCTGGAAATTGGCTCCCACATTGGGATAAATGTAGTAGAAATAGGTCAGTGCACATCCTGCTGCTCCTGCTATGGCCGCTGATAAACCAAATGCAAGTGCGTATGTCTTTTCCGGGTTGATTCCCACCAAGCCGGCAGCTGTCTTGTTCATGGATGTTGCGCGGATGGCCTTTCCGGTACGTGTCTTGTTGAGGAACAGGAACATAAAACCCGCCACACAGACAGAGATGACAAAGGGTACGATTTTCTGTTTGCTCAGCACCATGAAGCCTAAATCAATGGACCCGCTGATAGCCACCTCAGGTATGGTCTTAAAATCACCGCTGAACAGCAGAAGGGCCAGATTCACCAGCACCATGCTCAGAGCAAATGTAATCAGACGCTGCGAGAGGACTGGTCCCCTAAGCGCCCTGGCAATAATCAGCTTATACACGATAAAGCCAATGCCAAACATGATTGCCATACAAATAGGAAGGGATACGATTGGGTCAAGTCCGAAATACAGATTAAGATAAAAG
Coding sequences within:
- a CDS encoding ABC transporter substrate-binding protein: MYKKFLAAALAVTMVLGLAGCGGSGGSTQAASSQEKESSAAPAGSTGESTTAQAEGADAPAVIKVGFLTPLSGNNATYGAQCKAAGQMIADVINEEHPEMAMALAKTAGIPALNGAKIELVFADSKGDPTTATSEAKRLITEEGIVALTGQYTSAITKAVAVVTETYGIPLLTAGSSPSLTTPETGLEWYFRFGPNDTYYIRDSFEFIKQLNEEQDAGLMTVALVSEDTEFGANIRIEEERMAEEYGIEVVENITYSSSATNVSSEVMKIKAANPDVIMMSSYASDAILYLKTFKEQNYVPKMLLGQRGGFVQTDFLDAMGKDTEFIYTTGGWSADIDTDTSKQLIELYKQYTPDGADLSEGHCKDMINVLLIALGINQAGTTEPEALNEALRNLEVDTSTLPIPWNAITMDEYGQNTSANAFVLQMRDGKYQTVYPSDYAAIEPVLPMPAWNER
- a CDS encoding sugar phosphate isomerase/epimerase family protein, translated to MMYTNLNPRTMGLNHHPYEDLLAAAGKCGFGGIEVPAHAFGSVEKAREAGKVLESRGMKWGLMMGPCDMFRAGDEEFDKALEQWARWLERARAAGCSRAYNHFWPGADERDFEENFEWHRNRLQRIYHIMKENGFQYGLEFMGARTVCSKFRYPFIRTISGTMALADSVSREIGFVFDCIHWYTSGARKDDLYLYLNNMERVVNLHLDDAYPGRGPDQQEDRERAMPNQWGIIDSTAIVRAFHEKGYEGPVIVEPMAPTTERYETMKLEEAVREAALCLNGVLQEAGVFI
- a CDS encoding class II aldolase/adducin family protein, giving the protein MMDSRIKTEIMDEIMEIGASMEDMGLVNTFEGNLSIKDGDLLYITPGRTSKKKLTHDNICVFDESTGEKLWGGRPSSETKMHRGAYTVKEGLHGVIHCHAPYLTAHAVTHVPLDFKCHPELLFHFKDIPVAPYGMPGSDEIIENARPYLLHRNLVLMANHGVLSIASNLALACQRVVAAEKFARVMCIARQIGEPVDIPETEIYRLLGRELEL
- a CDS encoding rhamnulokinase, with product MKESLYAAADIGATGIKMAAAVYDGRKLRIVDTYSEPNLPKVKDGHEFADIGHMLKTIRDGLGWLGENGRFVSLGIDTYGNGYGILDAEGKLIQEPYHYRDRRIDGIMDQVHRCFTDWQLYEQMGNYPVKTRALFHLYRDVLDCSPNIMRGERFLPLSSLLEYLITGQASVERTIASVLYLLEQDGRQWNYEVFRKLGIPEKLFGPLSEPGRPNGSITRSFAAGAGIEGVPVISVAGHDTESALMAAPGLDKTKVFVSLGTSFIFGARVKAPVVNRESFHDRFKNMRGVGGTYSLCKDFPGFWILERCMEQWRKQVPRLDYEAVCAAAEKVRDNRTFIDISDDRFRVSGDNLPETIREYCLETGQKCVEGIGDTSRCLFESYALYLKWNIRRLSRITGETYRELVAVNGGVRNRLLMQMFADAAGIPVVAGSPLASVGGNLLMQLYAAGEAKTLWELEQIASATWEPVVYESSHLSRWDEWLEYLEHRGLGMYRT
- a CDS encoding ABC transporter ATP-binding protein; amino-acid sequence: MSDEKLLEVVDLQAGYNGMAVVHDVSFSVREGEILAILGSNGSGKTTTLRAITGTIKPMSGIIRYKGEDITGMPPFKLVSKGIAMVPEGRMLFGGMTVEDNLLMGAYLNQDKKAIQERLKLVYELFPRVEERKKQTASTLSGGEQQMVAIARGLMSDPKLLILDEPSLGLMHKLVQEIFKFVKEIAAIGITVIIVEQNAVDTLALCDYAFVIQNGESVIEGRGEDLLSNEDVKRAYLGG
- a CDS encoding ABC transporter ATP-binding protein; amino-acid sequence: MGKILEIKNATKRFGGLVANEAVTFDVEEGEIVGVVGPNGAGKTTLFNSISGAHTLTEGNVFFKGKDITSMKPYDICKLGIGRTFQIPQSLNDMMVYENVLVGALCKRHNIEEAMKHVDQILELCGMLDMKYVYAGKLNVPQKKRLEIARAMATDPELLLLDETMAGLTATERKDAVNLIKKINTMGVAILTIEHNMDVVMNVSRRVVVLVSGKVLVVGSPDEVTSNQEVINAYLGGGAKKDE